CGTGCCGGATGGCACCACCTTCGGCGTGTTCATCGCCGCCTATGCCGCCAACACCACGCTCTACCCCAAGCTGCCCTACGACCCGAAGAAGGACCTGACGGGCGTGTCGCTCATGGGCGTATCGCCGCTGGTGGCGGCCGTGTCGATGAACGCGCCCTTCAAGACCCTGGCCGAGCTCGTGGCGTACGGCCGTGCCCATCCCGGCAGGATCAGCTATGCCTCGTCGGGCAGCGGCTCGGCCGCGCACCTCACCTCGGAGCTGATGCGCATGGTCACCGGGGTGGAGATGGTGCATGTGCCGTACAAGGGCGCGTCGCCCGCCCTGGCCGACCTGATGGGCGGGCAGGTGCCGCTTTTCCTCGATCCGCCGCCCAACCTGATCCAGCCGGCCAAGGCAGGCAAGATCCGGCTGATCGGTGTGGCCAGCGACAGGCGCGTGCCTGCGCTGCCGGAGGTGCCCAGCTTCGGCGAGCTGGGCTATCCGGCGCTGGTCGGCAGTACCTGGGCCGCCATGCTGGCCCCCGCAGGCACGCCGCCCGAGATCGTGCAGCGCATGTCCGAAGAGGTGGCGCGCATCGTCCGCAGCCCGGAGGTCTCGCGCCGGCTGGAGCAGACCATGGGCACCTTTCCCGAAGGCTCCACCCCGCAGGAATGCAATGCCTTCATCGCGGCGGAGACCGCCAAGTGGGCCAAGGTGATCCAGTCGGCCGGGGTGGTCGCGGAATAGGGGCGCGCAGCGTTCAAGTTCGGTGGAGGGGCGCCGATAAAGCCAAAACCCCGCCTGCGGTCCAGCCGTGTCGCCGGGAGCCGGTATTCTTTCTGCCCCACCGCCCGCCACGTATCACCCGCCATGAAACTGCACAACGCCCGCCTGTCCTTCCGCCTCGCGATCGCCTTCGGTGCGATCTGCGTCGTAATGTCACTGTCCGCGGCCGTGGGGGTCTGGCGCCTCTCGGAGCTGCAGGACATTGCCGATGACCTGGGCGGCGCGTCGTCCGAGCGGGCGCTGCTCGCGCGCGAGCTGCATTCCATCGTGGTGCTCAGCTCGGTGCGCGCAGAAACGCTGCTGGAAATCGACAATCCCGCCTACGCGGCGCGCATCGAGGCCGACCGCAAGCTCACCTCGGCGCGCTCCTCCGAGGTGCGCAAGCGGCTCGAAGCCCTGGCCGAGGACGCCGAATCGAAGCGCATCTTCGAGACCATCGACACCACGGGCAATGCCTTCCGGGCCGCGCGCGACGACCTCGTCAAGCGCCGCAAGGCCGGCGAGGTCCTCCCGCCCGAAGCCGTGGGCAAGCTGCTGCGGCCTGCGGCCGACCGCTACGCCGCTGCGGTGGACGAACTGGCGGAGTACCAGCGCAAGCGCGTCATCCAGGCGCGTGCGGACGCCGAGGCCAGCGAGCGCCAGGGCATCGCTCTGCTCGTGGGGGGCTCCCTGCTGGGGCTGCTGCTGAGCCTGGGCTGTGCGCTGCTGCTCTCGCGCTCCATCCTGAAACCGCTGTCCGGCGCATCGTCGGTGTCGGACCGCATCGCCGAGGGCGACCTCACCTCCGCGGTTCCACCGGCGAGCGAGGGCAACCGCGACGAGGTGAGCGCGCTGCTGGCGCGCCTGGGAGGCATGCAGCATCGGCTCGCGGGCCTCGTGGTGGGCATGCGACAGGCCAGCGCCTCGGTGGCGGGCGCCAGCGCCGAGATCGCCGCGGGCAACTCCGACCTCTCGGCGCGCACCGAGCAGACGGCCTCCAACCTCGAAGAAATCGCCGCCAGCATGGAGGAGCTGATCGCCACCGTGCGCCAGAGCGCCGACGCGGCGCAGCAGGCCAGCAGCCTGGCCGGCACCGCGAGCGACGTGGCCCGCCGGGGCCGCGATGCGGTGGAGCGGGTGGTGGGCACGATGGACGGCATCGCGCAATCGTCCCGCAGGATCGCCGACATCACGAGCGTGATCGACGGCATCGCCTTCCAGACCAACATCCTGGCGCTCAATGCGGCCGTGGAAGCGGCGCGCGCGGGCGAGCAGGGCCGGGGCTTCGCGGTGGTGGCGGCCGAAGTGCGCAGCCTCGCGCAGCGCTCGGCCACGGCCGCCAAGGAAATCGGCGCGCTGATCGGCGACAGCGT
The DNA window shown above is from Acidovorax sp. NCPPB 4044 and carries:
- a CDS encoding tripartite tricarboxylate transporter substrate binding protein produces the protein MQSHPSRRAFLHAGSALAAGAALPARAQSPWPARPLRIVVPYTAGGFTDQMARLLQVGLQQRLGQPVIVDNKPGANSIIGVDAVAKAVPDGTTFGVFIAAYAANTTLYPKLPYDPKKDLTGVSLMGVSPLVAAVSMNAPFKTLAELVAYGRAHPGRISYASSGSGSAAHLTSELMRMVTGVEMVHVPYKGASPALADLMGGQVPLFLDPPPNLIQPAKAGKIRLIGVASDRRVPALPEVPSFGELGYPALVGSTWAAMLAPAGTPPEIVQRMSEEVARIVRSPEVSRRLEQTMGTFPEGSTPQECNAFIAAETAKWAKVIQSAGVVAE
- a CDS encoding methyl-accepting chemotaxis protein produces the protein MKLHNARLSFRLAIAFGAICVVMSLSAAVGVWRLSELQDIADDLGGASSERALLARELHSIVVLSSVRAETLLEIDNPAYAARIEADRKLTSARSSEVRKRLEALAEDAESKRIFETIDTTGNAFRAARDDLVKRRKAGEVLPPEAVGKLLRPAADRYAAAVDELAEYQRKRVIQARADAEASERQGIALLVGGSLLGLLLSLGCALLLSRSILKPLSGASSVSDRIAEGDLTSAVPPASEGNRDEVSALLARLGGMQHRLAGLVVGMRQASASVAGASAEIAAGNSDLSARTEQTASNLEEIAASMEELIATVRQSADAAQQASSLAGTASDVARRGRDAVERVVGTMDGIAQSSRRIADITSVIDGIAFQTNILALNAAVEAARAGEQGRGFAVVAAEVRSLAQRSATAAKEIGALIGDSVRKVDEGTQQVNAAGGTMGEIVGSVEQVATIIGEISTAAREQSTGLGQVGEAVSQLDQMTQQNAALVEESSAAAQGLRMQAQQLADLVAAFRLPEGAAGGAALPSAAGVARLR